Genomic window (Prochlorococcus marinus str. GP2):
TTTATTAACAAAAAGAGAGGTTCGCGTTCAAATATTAGCTGATCTAGAGCTCCCTAAAAATGGTGTTATATGGGATATAGGCGCAGGTTGTGGTTCAATTGGTTTAGAGGCATTAAAAATACGGCCTAATTTAAATTTATTTTGTATTGATAAAAGGATTGGCACAAAAGCACTAATATTAGAAAACTCAAAAAGGCTTGGTGTTAAACCAAAATTTATTTTTGAGGAAGATATAAACAATACCTTAAATACGAGAAATTTAAGTTCATTTGAAAAACCCAATAGATTAGTAATTGGAGGTTGTAATAAAAAGACTAAAATTAAAATTATTAAAAAACTGGCTCAGGGAATGAGTGATGGAGATATTATCGTTATCCCAATAATTGACATTCAAACTATTAGAGAATTAAAGGAGGAATTAGAAGATAAAAATTTCAAAACAAATTTAAATTTAATTCAGACCTATAAAAGCTTAAGTATCGCTGAGGGAGCGAGATTAGAACCAAATAATCCTGTTTTTCTTTTAAAAGGGAAAAAATAAATTCAAATTATTGTTATTTGTTAGGTTTAGCCACATGTGGCAAACCCCAACCAAGCTTATTTCTTAAAACTTGGAAAAATTCATGGTCTTCAAGTCTAATAAATTTTACTGAATGTTTACTTTTTCTTATTAAAACTCTATCTTCAGGCCAAACATAACAACCAGCATTCCCATCAACAACCATCACTAATCTTTCGGGAGTCGCGGGGAAAACAGTCACTGGCTCTGAGTCATTAAAAACTAATGCTCTAGATGCCAATGAATGGGGAGCAATTGGAGTTAATTGGACGACTGGACAATCAGGTGTGATTACTGGTCCTCCAGCACTCAGAGAATATGCTGTAGATCCTGTTGGAGTTGATAAAATCACTCCATCAGCTGAAATATCCACAGGTGCATGTCTCCCTATAGAAATCTCAAAATGACACATACTTGTAAGAGGTTCTCTATGAAGTGCCATCTCATTAAGGCAAAGAGACTCCCATCTCCTCTGATCATTTCTCATTACACTGATTATGAAGCAAGTTCTTTCTTCAATATCCCAATTCCCAATAATGAGCTTATCAATAGCCTCATTTAAATTAGATAAATAAGCCTCTGCAAGGAATCCTAAATGACCAGTATTTATTGTAAGGATTGGAATTTTTGCAGGTGCAGTTTGCCTCGCTGCAGAAAGAACGGTTCCATCTCCACCAAGAACAATTGCAAATTCCATTGCCGAATCAAACCCCTCTGGAACGCAATTCGTATATCCCAAAGGACGAACATGTTGATCTGGATTTGCGAATCCAACCATCCCACCAGAACTGCTAACTCTTACTACCTCATAATTGGATTTTTCCAATTTTTCCTGCACAGAACTTGCAGTATGAACAGCCAGTTCTTTACCATCATTAACTATCAGTCCTGCTTTACGTACCAATCAAACAATTAAAACTATAATCATTTTAAACTAATAAGTTATACAATACTAATTAAATAATTTAACCTATTAAAACTGCTCTAGAAATCTAAGATCATTGGTATAAAATTTTCTGATATCGTCAATTTGATGTCTTACCATACAAAATCTTTCAACTCCTAATCCAGCCGCAAATCCGGTCCATTTCTCTGAATCTATTCCTAATTTTTCTAGGACCTTAGGATCTACCATTCCGCATCCCATTACCTCTAACCACTTTCCTTTCCATTGAACGTCTACTTCTGCAGAAGGCTCAGTAAATGGGAAATAACTAGCTCTAAATCTTACAGGAATGTCTCCAAAAAAAGCCTTTAGAAAAGTTAGAACTGTTCCTCTGAGGTGACTAAAATTAATATCCTGATCGATACATAAAACTTCAACCTGATTAAATATAGGAGAGTGAGTAGCATCTACAGCATCTCTCCTATAAACTCTCCCAGGGGCAATAATTCTTACTGGTGGAGGATTTTTTTCTAAATATCTAATTTGAACAGGCGAAGTATGAGTCCTCAAAAGTAGATTCTCATCTAAATAGAAAGTATCTTGCATATCCCTTGCAGGATGATTTTTGGGTATGTTAAGTGATTCAAAATTATAAAAATCACTTTCTATTTCAGGGCCACTTTCAACTGAGTATCCTAAACCACAAAAAATATCTATGATCTCATCTTGGGTTGAAATCAAAGGATGTTTATTCCCAGGAGGGGTTCCAATTGCAGGAATAGTTACATCAATTTTTTCGTTTTTAATCTGATGATCTAAAGCTTGATTGTTTAGTTGATTTTTTCTTTTAGTTATTAGATCTTGCAAATTTATCTTTATTAAATTTGCCTTCTGGCCAACAATTGGTCTATCAGTTGCAGATAATTGACCCATGGTTTTCAAAATCATTGATAAATCACCTTTTTTCCCAATGAGAGAAACTCTCAATTGATCCAGTTCTTCTTGAGTATTAGCATTATCTATATTATTTTTTGCAGTAAGAGAAAGATTATTTAGCTTTTCCTCAATTTGACTTAATGATTCAATTTGACTCACTGATATAGTAAAAATAAGTATTACTTTATCTTACTTAAATATCGTCAATAAATAAAATGAATTGATTAATGGAACCGTTAAATATACTAATTAGTAATGATGATGGTGTTTTTGCAGAGGGTATAAGATCTCTTGCAAAATCAGCACAGAAGAGAGGTCATAAAGTGACAGTAGTGTGTCCTGACCAAGAGAGATCAGCTACTGGTCATGGACTTACTTTGCAATCTCCATTAAGACTGGAAAGGGCAGACGAATTATTTGAGAAAGGAATAAAAGCTTGGGGATGTTCGGGAACTCCTGCTGATTGCGTCAAATTAGCACTATCTGAACTCTTGGATAATAAACCTGATCTTGTTCTATCTGGAATAAATCACGGGCCAAATTTAGGGACAGATATTTTTTGTTCTGGTACTGTTGCAGCCGCCATGGAAGGTACTTTAGAAAATGTTCCTTCCATGGCAGTAAGTGTTGCAAGTTTCAAATGGAAAAATTTTGAATTTGCTGGAGAAATTGCAATGAATATTGCTGAACAAGCAATTAACAATAGTTGGCCAGCTTCACTTCTCTTAAACTTAAATATACCTCCTTGCGAAAAAAGTGAAATAAAAGAATTATCCTGGACAAGATTATCAGTGAGAAAATATAAAAATCAATTTTCAAAAAGGGAAGACCCTAGGGGAGACGATTATTATTGGTTAGCAGGTGAGGTGGTTTTAGATCTTAAGTCAAAAGGTTACGGCCCAAAGAACTGGCCCAGCGACGTATCTCAAATACAAGATAATAAAATATCTCTTACACCTGTAGAACCAGATTTGTTTTGGAGGGGAGATTTAAACGACTTACCTAAAATTAATAATTCATTTATAAATCCTTCTTAAAAGCCATAAAGAAAAACAAAGTCCAAAATAATGAGCAGCAATCACTTGTGTATTACTTAGTACTGATAAAATCTCAAGTCCTGTAATTGGGATATCAGATGTCGCTGTTATCAATTGTCCGGTAGTTTGAGAGGATGCTTGTATAAATAGTGCGCCCATAAGAGCTTGATATCCAATTATTCCAAACAAAATTCCTAACAAATCAACTACCAAACCTCTTTTTATTAATTTAGTGGTTTGACCTCTTGAGGGTCTCGCATTACTTGCTATTGCTCTTCCTGTTCTAACTATTAACCAACCTTGCCAAAGACTAAAAAGTAGTAAAATCAAGGATATAGTTGTAAGTGATAAACCAGGAGATAGCCCAAGCTGTCCTTCGTTATTATTTACAACATTTGAAAAAAGCAAAACAGCTGCAACAACAACACCTAAAATGGATTGAACCCAAAAGCGTATCCATCCAATGCGTCGCATTCCAAATGAAAGGGACTGAAAATCAATTTTGTCAGACATTCATTTGATTGAATAAACTATAACTATTCAAATTTGCCATCAAAATCATAAAATTGCACGTAATCTTTTGATCTCTTTAAAATCGCCATCTGAAGTTAAGAATCCCACTTCAATCGCTATTGGTAGTTTTGATGGCCTACATGCTGGCCACAGAAAATTAATAAAAAGTGTAGTTGAAGAAAATCAATATACCCCAACAATTGCAAGCTTTTGGCCACATCCCAGAGAGATTTTAT
Coding sequences:
- a CDS encoding NAD(+) kinase encodes the protein MVRKAGLIVNDGKELAVHTASSVQEKLEKSNYEVVRVSSSGGMVGFANPDQHVRPLGYTNCVPEGFDSAMEFAIVLGGDGTVLSAARQTAPAKIPILTINTGHLGFLAEAYLSNLNEAIDKLIIGNWDIEERTCFIISVMRNDQRRWESLCLNEMALHREPLTSMCHFEISIGRHAPVDISADGVILSTPTGSTAYSLSAGGPVITPDCPVVQLTPIAPHSLASRALVFNDSEPVTVFPATPERLVMVVDGNAGCYVWPEDRVLIRKSKHSVKFIRLEDHEFFQVLRNKLGWGLPHVAKPNK
- the pheS gene encoding phenylalanine--tRNA ligase subunit alpha gives rise to the protein MSQIESLSQIEEKLNNLSLTAKNNIDNANTQEELDQLRVSLIGKKGDLSMILKTMGQLSATDRPIVGQKANLIKINLQDLITKRKNQLNNQALDHQIKNEKIDVTIPAIGTPPGNKHPLISTQDEIIDIFCGLGYSVESGPEIESDFYNFESLNIPKNHPARDMQDTFYLDENLLLRTHTSPVQIRYLEKNPPPVRIIAPGRVYRRDAVDATHSPIFNQVEVLCIDQDINFSHLRGTVLTFLKAFFGDIPVRFRASYFPFTEPSAEVDVQWKGKWLEVMGCGMVDPKVLEKLGIDSEKWTGFAAGLGVERFCMVRHQIDDIRKFYTNDLRFLEQF
- the surE gene encoding 5'/3'-nucleotidase SurE; this translates as MEPLNILISNDDGVFAEGIRSLAKSAQKRGHKVTVVCPDQERSATGHGLTLQSPLRLERADELFEKGIKAWGCSGTPADCVKLALSELLDNKPDLVLSGINHGPNLGTDIFCSGTVAAAMEGTLENVPSMAVSVASFKWKNFEFAGEIAMNIAEQAINNSWPASLLLNLNIPPCEKSEIKELSWTRLSVRKYKNQFSKREDPRGDDYYWLAGEVVLDLKSKGYGPKNWPSDVSQIQDNKISLTPVEPDLFWRGDLNDLPKINNSFINPS
- a CDS encoding DUF3611 family protein; protein product: MSDKIDFQSLSFGMRRIGWIRFWVQSILGVVVAAVLLFSNVVNNNEGQLGLSPGLSLTTISLILLLFSLWQGWLIVRTGRAIASNARPSRGQTTKLIKRGLVVDLLGILFGIIGYQALMGALFIQASSQTTGQLITATSDIPITGLEILSVLSNTQVIAAHYFGLCFSLWLLRRIYK